The Anas platyrhynchos isolate ZD024472 breed Pekin duck chromosome 3, IASCAAS_PekinDuck_T2T, whole genome shotgun sequence genome includes a window with the following:
- the PAPOLG gene encoding poly(A) polymerase gamma isoform X1, translating into MKQTGGTSMLQNQPQRHYGITSPISLAPPKDIDYIHTQKLVEAMKPFGVFEDEEELNHRLVVLGKLNNLVKEWISELGESKNLPPSVVADVGGKIFTFGSYRLGVHTKGADIDALCVAPRHVERSDFFQSLIEKLKHQEEIKNLRAVEDAYVPVVKFEFDGIEIDLVFARLSMQTISDNLDLRDDSSLRSLDIRCIRSLNGCRVTDEILHLVPNQENFRLTLRAIKLWAKRRGIYSNMLGFLGGVSWAMLVARTCQLYPNALASTLVNKFFLVFSKWEWPNPVLLKQPEESNLNLPVWDPRVNPADRYHVMPIITPAYPQQNSTYNVSTSTRAVMVEEFKHGLAVTNEILQGKLDWPKLLEPPNFFQKYKHYIVLTASAYTEEHHLEWVGLVESKIRVLVGNLERNEFINIAHVNPQSFPGNQEHRKQGGYVSMWFLGIVFRKVESAGSVNIDLTYDIQSFTDTVYRQANNINMLKEGMKIEAAHVKRKHLHYFLPPETLEKRKKQSMPDTSQNPSGLQCKRASSDGSLDSSRETDSRTPCNSPSLSRISKLDTSTAEMERSAVIQRTSGAKNREKTNHVAVPPMSKEISIPVIGSKMEAAVAVRPSGSPAACTVPAVIEHNVISQLRTHVVQGQHELSGTQITNLKSAVPKRPHSPTSEEYPKRPKDRQKLTGQDSAFEDSCNPEDVRRRSTEHVGLGGKPVLFPVDTSRSQRLPSKELPDISSPVPTTNIRIIKRSIRLTLNR; encoded by the exons ATGAAGCAGACGGGCGG tACCTCTATGCTGCAGAACCAGCCTCAAAGGCACTATGGAATTACCTCTCCAATTAGCTTGGCTCCTCCTAAGGATATAGATTATATTCATACTCAGAAGCTAGTTGAAGCAATGAAGCCATTTGGGGTATTTGAGGATGAAGAAGAACTGAATCACAG GCTGGTTGTTCTTGGTAAACTGAATAACTTGGTCAAAGAATGGATTTCAGAACTTGGTGAGAGCAAG AATCTTCCCCCTTCAGTCGTAGCAGATGTTGGTggcaaaatatttacatttggtTCTTACAGGCTTGGAGTACACACCAAAG GTGCTGACATAGATGCTCTTTGCGTTGCCCCTAGACATGTGGAAAGATCGGATTTCTTTCAGTCACTCATTGAAAAACTAAAGCatcaagaagaaataaaaaatctaagA GCAGTAGAAGATGCCTACGTACCAGTTGTCAAGTTTGAGTTTGATGGCATTGAG ATTGATCTTGTGTTCGCAAGACTGTCTATGCAAACCATTTCTGATAATCTTGATCTAAGAGATGACTCCAGTCTAAGAAGCCTGGATATAAGATGCATACGGAGCTTAAATG GCTGCAGAGTTACTGATGAAATACTACATCTAGTGCCAAATCAGGAGAACTTCCGTCTCACACTCCGTGCGATTAAACTGTGGGCAAAAC GACGTGGTATTTACTCCAATATGCTGGGATTTCTTGGTGGTGTTTCCTGGGCAATGCTAGTAGCAAGAACATGTCAACTCTATCCAAATGCGTTGGCATCTACTCTTGTGAACAAGTTCTTCTTGGTTTTCTCAAAATG GGAATGGCCAAATCCTGTTTTGCTGAAACAACCTGAAGAGAGTAATCTTAACTTACCAGTATGGGACCCTAGG GTCAACCCAGCAGACAGATATCATGTAATGCCCATCATCACCCCAGCCTATCCACAGCAGAACTCTACATACAACGTATCTACATCAACACGAGCTGTAATGGTAGAGGAGTTCAAACACG GTCTCGCAGTAACAAATGAGATTCTTCAAGGGAAGTTAGACTGGCCAAAGCTCCTTGAGCCACCGAACTTCTTTCAGAAGTACAA ACATTATATTGTACTGACTGCTAGTGCCTATACTGAAGAGCATCACTTAGAATG GGTTGGCCTTGTTGAATCTAAAATTCGTGTGCTGGTTGGAAACCTGGAGAGAAATGAGTTTATAAATATTGCACATGTAAATCCCCAGTCTTTTCCTGGCAACCAAGAACACCGTAAACA gggtggCTATGTGTCAATGTGGTTTCTTGGAATCGTGTTTAGGAAAGTGGAAAGTGCAGGAAGTGTTAACATTGATTTAACATATGATATACAGTCATTCACAGATACAG TTTACAGGCAAGCTAACAACATCAACATGCTAAAGGAAGGTATGAAGATCGAGGCAGCTCATGTGAAAAGAAAGCATCTCCATTATTTTCTGCCTCCAGAAACcttagagaaaagaaagaag CAAAGCATGCCAGATACTAGTCAAAATCCTAGTGGGCTGCAGTGTAAAAGGGCCTCTTCAGATGGAAGCTTGGACAGTTCCAGAGAGACAGACTCCAGAACACCATGTAATTCCCCTTCGTTAAGTAGGATATCTAAATTGGACACGTCTACAGCAGAGATGGAAAG AAGTGCTGTGATTCAGAGAACTAGTGGTGCtaaaaacagagagaagacGAATCATGTAGCTGTGCCACCAATGTCTAAGGAAATCTCTATTCCAGTTATTGGTTCAA AAATGGAGGCTGCGGTTGCAGTAAGACCATCAGGATCTCCAGCTGCCTGCACTGTTCCTGCAGTAATAGAACATAACGTGATTTCTCAACTTAGGACACATGTTGTCCAAGGACAGCATGAACTAAGTGGGACTCAAATTACAAATTTGAAGAGTGCTGTACCTAAACGACCTCATTCACCTACCTCAGAAGAATACCCTAAGAGACCAAAAGACAGACAAAAG TTAACTGGCCAGGATTCAGCATTTGAAGACAGTTGTAATCCAGAAGATGTGCGGAGAAGATCTACAGAAcat GTTGGCCTTGGAGGAAAACCTGTGCTGTTTCCAGTTGACACATCAAGGTCACAG aGACTTCCCAGTAAAGAACTACCAGATATTTCATCTCCTGTTCCAACAACTAATATTCGTATTATTAAAAGATCCATCAGACTTACCCTTAACCGGTAA
- the PAPOLG gene encoding poly(A) polymerase gamma isoform X2 yields the protein MLQNQPQRHYGITSPISLAPPKDIDYIHTQKLVEAMKPFGVFEDEEELNHRLVVLGKLNNLVKEWISELGESKNLPPSVVADVGGKIFTFGSYRLGVHTKGADIDALCVAPRHVERSDFFQSLIEKLKHQEEIKNLRAVEDAYVPVVKFEFDGIEIDLVFARLSMQTISDNLDLRDDSSLRSLDIRCIRSLNGCRVTDEILHLVPNQENFRLTLRAIKLWAKRRGIYSNMLGFLGGVSWAMLVARTCQLYPNALASTLVNKFFLVFSKWEWPNPVLLKQPEESNLNLPVWDPRVNPADRYHVMPIITPAYPQQNSTYNVSTSTRAVMVEEFKHGLAVTNEILQGKLDWPKLLEPPNFFQKYKHYIVLTASAYTEEHHLEWVGLVESKIRVLVGNLERNEFINIAHVNPQSFPGNQEHRKQGGYVSMWFLGIVFRKVESAGSVNIDLTYDIQSFTDTVYRQANNINMLKEGMKIEAAHVKRKHLHYFLPPETLEKRKKQSMPDTSQNPSGLQCKRASSDGSLDSSRETDSRTPCNSPSLSRISKLDTSTAEMERSAVIQRTSGAKNREKTNHVAVPPMSKEISIPVIGSKMEAAVAVRPSGSPAACTVPAVIEHNVISQLRTHVVQGQHELSGTQITNLKSAVPKRPHSPTSEEYPKRPKDRQKLTGQDSAFEDSCNPEDVRRRSTEHVGLGGKPVLFPVDTSRSQRLPSKELPDISSPVPTTNIRIIKRSIRLTLNR from the exons ATGCTGCAGAACCAGCCTCAAAGGCACTATGGAATTACCTCTCCAATTAGCTTGGCTCCTCCTAAGGATATAGATTATATTCATACTCAGAAGCTAGTTGAAGCAATGAAGCCATTTGGGGTATTTGAGGATGAAGAAGAACTGAATCACAG GCTGGTTGTTCTTGGTAAACTGAATAACTTGGTCAAAGAATGGATTTCAGAACTTGGTGAGAGCAAG AATCTTCCCCCTTCAGTCGTAGCAGATGTTGGTggcaaaatatttacatttggtTCTTACAGGCTTGGAGTACACACCAAAG GTGCTGACATAGATGCTCTTTGCGTTGCCCCTAGACATGTGGAAAGATCGGATTTCTTTCAGTCACTCATTGAAAAACTAAAGCatcaagaagaaataaaaaatctaagA GCAGTAGAAGATGCCTACGTACCAGTTGTCAAGTTTGAGTTTGATGGCATTGAG ATTGATCTTGTGTTCGCAAGACTGTCTATGCAAACCATTTCTGATAATCTTGATCTAAGAGATGACTCCAGTCTAAGAAGCCTGGATATAAGATGCATACGGAGCTTAAATG GCTGCAGAGTTACTGATGAAATACTACATCTAGTGCCAAATCAGGAGAACTTCCGTCTCACACTCCGTGCGATTAAACTGTGGGCAAAAC GACGTGGTATTTACTCCAATATGCTGGGATTTCTTGGTGGTGTTTCCTGGGCAATGCTAGTAGCAAGAACATGTCAACTCTATCCAAATGCGTTGGCATCTACTCTTGTGAACAAGTTCTTCTTGGTTTTCTCAAAATG GGAATGGCCAAATCCTGTTTTGCTGAAACAACCTGAAGAGAGTAATCTTAACTTACCAGTATGGGACCCTAGG GTCAACCCAGCAGACAGATATCATGTAATGCCCATCATCACCCCAGCCTATCCACAGCAGAACTCTACATACAACGTATCTACATCAACACGAGCTGTAATGGTAGAGGAGTTCAAACACG GTCTCGCAGTAACAAATGAGATTCTTCAAGGGAAGTTAGACTGGCCAAAGCTCCTTGAGCCACCGAACTTCTTTCAGAAGTACAA ACATTATATTGTACTGACTGCTAGTGCCTATACTGAAGAGCATCACTTAGAATG GGTTGGCCTTGTTGAATCTAAAATTCGTGTGCTGGTTGGAAACCTGGAGAGAAATGAGTTTATAAATATTGCACATGTAAATCCCCAGTCTTTTCCTGGCAACCAAGAACACCGTAAACA gggtggCTATGTGTCAATGTGGTTTCTTGGAATCGTGTTTAGGAAAGTGGAAAGTGCAGGAAGTGTTAACATTGATTTAACATATGATATACAGTCATTCACAGATACAG TTTACAGGCAAGCTAACAACATCAACATGCTAAAGGAAGGTATGAAGATCGAGGCAGCTCATGTGAAAAGAAAGCATCTCCATTATTTTCTGCCTCCAGAAACcttagagaaaagaaagaag CAAAGCATGCCAGATACTAGTCAAAATCCTAGTGGGCTGCAGTGTAAAAGGGCCTCTTCAGATGGAAGCTTGGACAGTTCCAGAGAGACAGACTCCAGAACACCATGTAATTCCCCTTCGTTAAGTAGGATATCTAAATTGGACACGTCTACAGCAGAGATGGAAAG AAGTGCTGTGATTCAGAGAACTAGTGGTGCtaaaaacagagagaagacGAATCATGTAGCTGTGCCACCAATGTCTAAGGAAATCTCTATTCCAGTTATTGGTTCAA AAATGGAGGCTGCGGTTGCAGTAAGACCATCAGGATCTCCAGCTGCCTGCACTGTTCCTGCAGTAATAGAACATAACGTGATTTCTCAACTTAGGACACATGTTGTCCAAGGACAGCATGAACTAAGTGGGACTCAAATTACAAATTTGAAGAGTGCTGTACCTAAACGACCTCATTCACCTACCTCAGAAGAATACCCTAAGAGACCAAAAGACAGACAAAAG TTAACTGGCCAGGATTCAGCATTTGAAGACAGTTGTAATCCAGAAGATGTGCGGAGAAGATCTACAGAAcat GTTGGCCTTGGAGGAAAACCTGTGCTGTTTCCAGTTGACACATCAAGGTCACAG aGACTTCCCAGTAAAGAACTACCAGATATTTCATCTCCTGTTCCAACAACTAATATTCGTATTATTAAAAGATCCATCAGACTTACCCTTAACCGGTAA